The genome window ATTTCTCATGTGATTATACAAAACCTTGTACTGATCACTTGGTAATATCTTAAGCTAAAACTTGATCTATGGCATCACTAGTGGTCAAACTAGAATTAGTTGTGAACAGATACTAGTAGAGATTAactagagagaaagagagagacgagACAAGTTGTAATTAAAAGTTAGATGAGGTAGTTATCAAATCATATTAAAACTAGCTTCTAGCTTGAATAGCATAACGAATTATACATTCCCAGCATGGTCAACAGTCTCCAATAAAGTTCTATCTCTCTACCTCTACCTCTACCTCTACCTCTTTGATTTCAACTACTACCAAAGAAGTCTAGTGTTATATACCCAATGTGTCATTTATAAACTTCATATCAATGGTAcattatttgatttgattggatGATTTGAAGATATAAATAGGGTAGTGGAACTCTATCGGGAGCATTGTCTACGTCAGCGctccctgtgtctatctctcttatctcttaaccaaagggtaaaaatgttTATTCCCATAGGTAACAGAGAGATAGACTCATGGGAGTGCTAGCATAGGCTATGATTCTGAGTTCTTTTTCTCATATGAATATCAGTTAATTTGTATAGATATCAAATACATATTAGACCTATGTACGTGTAAATATTGAAACTTATACACGAtgcagaaaataaagagaaataaaggaaagagcAATCAAACAACTATAAAGCAAGGATAGCTTCTTCACTGACAATGGAAAAAATTTAAGGGAAAGTAAAGCTATAAAGCAATCAAACAACTATAAAGCAAGGATAGCTTTTTTTTCCTCACACCACTCTATGGTTACAAAGAATTCCTCATTAACCCTAATAATCCTTGTCATTTCCAATTTTAAGGGAAAGTAAAGTTATATAATCTCGGAAATATAATCTCCCAGATACTTTCCTCGGGAAACGTCAAACCTAATCTTTCCAAGGTGGGTACAACCCAAATCAcataatacaagacatcaacTCAACACACCATCTGAACTAATTTGATCAAACCACGAGAAGGGACAGTCATGCACAAGCTCTACTTTATGGCATAAATAGGAAACAATTCCTTTCGTAATTAATACAAACtgaaaagataaaagaagagaTGGTGACTTAAGATACGTGACTTAGAAAGAAGGTTCATTTATCAAACAAGTAGAATTTATGAGAGGACGGAAAGGGGGAAGGTGAAGCCATGTACGTGGAGGGACCCTCTTCCTATTGGCATGCACAAACACCCTTGTGTGCAAGTCTTTTGCGATCCATCATTTAAGTGGAAACAAAATTTACTATAATCATTTATCACATTAAAttcttgggaaaaaaattttcGTCCGAGAGTGTACTTACGTTGATGCTCtcatgtgtttatctctctcctccactcctatgaaataaaaaatgatggtATAAGAAACACTCCTAGACAGAAAATACTTTCGTTAAACTTTTGGAAAGAAGAATATTACTTGTCCACATTCCCATGCTTAGACATATCCCTTGGTCTCAAAGAGATATGAGCATCTTTTAACAGCTCCTAGAAAACCATAGGATGTGTTTAGACGTGGGAAACACAGACAAGTAATgagttttctccttttttttttttttttattcaaaatactATATTAATTAGTTACGAGATTAATTGGCTTTCAGgtcaatttatttttcctttgtttcataaatttttttccctccaaGATCTTTATAGGGTGAGAGGGAAAAGaggaagggagggggggggggacccaAAAGTAGTTAGTCTACATCTGCCATACATGTGGACGTATGAACACCCTGTGCATTGAAAAAGTTTGGAAAAGCGTCCTTCATATCTGATTGGTTGATTCAAataagtcttctctctctttctttttctgccaAGGGTTAATTTAATACgtatactttatttatttatttttataacaaAAACATACTTTAATCAAAAGTTGTGCTTCCAATCAAagtctttgtctctctctcctctcaagtTCAAATAACTTCCAAGAAAGGAACATTTGTTTACTACGTGAGaccctctatctctctctctctctctctctctctctctctcttgttttggaaaaaaataaataaaaataaaaataaataaataacttcctcactctctctctctcttgttttggaaaaaaataaataaaaataaaaataaaaaaataacttcCTCACTCTTCTCTCTTacggtttttttctttctttaaatggTGCGCTTCTCTCTTATTCACGTGGCCTTTTCtgttttctccatttctttctttttattccatttatatttttcttttctagtcGAGCCAAATGAGGCCTTTGACACATCTTTGGAAGTTCCTCTACTGAAATTCTAACTGTTTAAATTTTCAGTTGGtcaaaattttagtaaattGGCAAAAATACCCCTAAGAGCCGTTGGTATACTTAAACTTTGAAATGTTACTTGTCCAAGTCAAAGTCCTTCAATGACAATTAAAAACCTGATGAGCTCTAAGCCTATAAACAAATAAGATCAATTTGATTGTTAATTACTACAATATGAAAGAGGTTAAAGTAGGCACATCACACGCTATAATTGCTTAAAGAAGGATTTTGAAACATATTAGTATATTACCATGGGTCCCACTTAATATGGCTGTTGATTAGTCATTTCATAACCAATATGCTTATTGAATAGTGGGAATACTTAATAACTGGCCAAAAATATGAGGACATGGTTGGTATGACTAATGAGTTTTCCCTCTAATTAAGCTTGATCTATCTTGGCTAATCTCATTATATTGCACCCTTATAATTAACAATTATCATAACATTATTATGATGATGACCTTCGTTTTTtatatgatttattatttgaGATGCATAAAATCGGTCTCTTAGTAGGTGGTTGCCATGTGGGAAGGGATCGAATTTGACACATGATCGGTTCAAGGCCACTTTGTAATCGTCGGTAAATTAATTCTCCATAACAAAAAGTCAGGGACTCTTCATGATAACAGTTTCTAAATAAGAATGCTCCACGATGGCAGTTATGGAAGGAGAACAAATCATTTCGTTAAAGAAAAAGATCGGTCCGCTAATAGGTGGTTGCCACGTGGGAAGGGATCAAATTTGATCCGTGATTGGTTCAAGGccacttaggctatgtttggtagccaagaaaagaaaagaaaagaaaagcaaaaagaatctagaaaagaaaagaaaagagaagagaagaaatggtgagaaaataaaaaagaatatgtatgtttggttaccaagagaagaaaagaaaagaaaataaaaaaattcaaaaaattttgaattttatgagagagatagacacataggaaatcattgtgtattcattcatttttgtcatattatgttttcatattttcttgtgttttttgcaagaaaatttttgaaggagcaaaagaaaatttcacaattcccaataggaattttgaatttgaaaatgagaatcttctcttaggtgaagacatactaagtgcaaagaaaaatgcttaacccaaggaaaaaaagtacaaaaagtgtactttttttttttttcttctcttggctaccaaacacagccttagtaaTTGTCAAAAATTTGATTCTCCACGACAAAAAATCAGGGACTCTCCATGATAACGATTTTCTAAATAAGAATGTTTCACAACAGCGGttatgaaaggaggaaaaaTCATTCCATTAAATGAAGGTCTACTTGTAAGTGGTTGCCACGTGGGAAGGGATTGAATTTGATCCATGATTGGTTAAACGCGACTTTGTAATTGTCAGTAAATTGATTCtccatgataaaaaaaatcagggACTCTCCATGATAACGGTTTCTAAATAAGAATGATCCACAATGGCAATTATGGAAGGATGACAAATCATTCTATTAAGGAAAAATATCCTCTCAAACGTCAACCATTTACCTTCTATGCATCCAACAGCTAGGACAATTTGGACACGCATCCCTAGGTTTGACGATGTGTTGGGATGCATATCTAAGTCATTCCAACCATTGGCTAAGTGGGCGGTAAATAGTTGGATGCCTGAGTTGTTGGAGAGGAGTTGGATCATTTTATTAATGGCTCTTAGGTGGAATGAGGTATGGTGGTCTTTACTCAATAAATAGGTGACGATTCgactcttttctctctttgttcATTTTCAAGTCCAAATTAGGTTatcgtacgagaatcattcttgtacagtgtttgatccacacttggattccactcaaaataaaaaccaagcaaaagaagagagaaactaagtggagtccaagtgtggatcaaacaccgtACGATAATCATTCTCGTACGAGGACATGATCCATACTCTTCCTTTTCGTATATCAGCAGGTCTTGTAATGTTTTGGCTCATGTAGTTGCTAAATGGGCTCTCTCTTACCTTGCAAAGAGTTTTTGGATCCCTCCTCTCCCTGGAGAGTTTAGAAATCTTGTTTCGCCCCTTTGCTCTGAATAGAAAATTCTATTCACaccaaacaaaaaagaagaaaagaaaagaaaaagtgaataATACCTAATATATGTAGGTCATTACTTCATACCAAGTTTATTACTCTTTCATTTCCAAACTCACACTGCTGTTGGTCCGAAATTCTGATTTAGGCATCAGGAGTCCAGCTCGGATTTATAATGCAACGAATCAAATTTGAAACTGCCAAAGCAATGGTGGAAGTGTAGAACTGTAACGATTCTAATGTCACAAAGGGTAATTTGGGCAATTAAGGGTAATTTAGTAAATGTGCCTAATCAGCATGCATAGATATGGTTTTCCCTTTGCTGTTGTTGCTCTTTAGTCTTGGGTATTCATGTTGACCACTCTCGCTCTaaactctctcttcatttccaGACCCAAAGTTTCAGACCTCCatcctttttttattctctcttcttttcattaTTGATCTTTCCCTACATTTTCTCTTGCAGACTATAAATGTGAACTCTGttctttttacttttattttactgtttctctctctctctctctctctctctctctctctggttgtCCTCCATTGCAAACCAAGCTTTCTTTCTGGCTTTTCAAGGTCCCTCATTCATCCACAAAGAAGAAACCCCACCGGCCATTTCACCAACCTCTGCTTTTTGTGCCTCTAAAGTTCTGAAAGGAGAGATTACTCTTCCTTTGCATCTATTGCTCTAAGATTTGATATTTGTCCGGCCTTAagtgtgtttttcttttatatttgcTTTTGTGTTTTGGCCCACCTTTGTTTCCGAATCCTCTACTTCTAAACTACTCATCtgcaaattttcatttttggactTCTGGGGTTGCGTTATTTCTTGTCGAATCTGCCTATCTTTGCCTGTCGACACTGTTGCTTGAAAAAGTTGAATAGTAGGCATGTTCTTGCTTCTGTGCGGTCTCAAAGCGGAAGATCAAGGGCTTTAGATCCCCTCTAAtggtatttctttatttatttatttggtggATTTACATCTCGTCTCGTCTTTGATGATTCAATGCTGTCCAATGTTTTGTTCTCACTTCTTTtagaattttctcttttttcctcttatttttgGAGGAAAGGGTTCTGCGGTTTTGAATCTGTTTGTTCATCCTTTCTATGATGAAAATATTGTTGGGATTCGCTTAATTTGTTGAATGGCTGAaaacccaaattggatttgTTTATGATCATTGTTTTCTCAAGGAACATTGGATTTGAACTTCTGGAAGAGACGTATCAGATTCTCgttcctttttcattttcttttctgaagtgaGTTGAGTCAGAattgttttttttatatttaatgggTACTTTGTATCTTCTTGGCTTTTTCATGGATTGAAGCGTGGGGATTAATACTGGATAATAAAGATGCCTCGAATATGATGGGTGACTTGTGTAATTAGTTCTACCTTGTTTTCCAAGGCATTTCAACATGGGAAATGTATGGGTTTACTTGTACTCTCAACTCTGAGAACTCACTCTAAAGTTTAGATCTATGAACTTATAGTACCCAGTTTTTGGCATTTCAGGTGAGGTTGGATCAGTGTTGCAGTCCATGACATTTACTGGACAGATCCTGTTTGCCCTTCATACAGGCACTATAACTATTCCGCCTTTTGTGTCTCGATAATTAAAAATGTCACCCGAAAGCTCTCTGAATACTCAATTGTCGAAGAAGTATTTGGGTCTGCAACTATGGGTTTGGATTTGTATTGCAGTTGGTGCATTTATCTTATTGGTTCTGTTTGTTCTATCTATATGGGTTACGTCTCGGAGGAAATCAAGGACCCTAGACtggttttctctttctcaaatTCCCAGTGTCTCTAAggaaatcaaagttgacagGGTTGGAGGTCAGAATTTCCATGATCAAGGTCTTGTCCTTACAGTCCATGATAAGTCAAGTGACAAAGATTCAGAGAAGATGTTAGTTCATTTGGGTAGGAGCAAATCTAGCGAGGGAGATAACATCAGCCAGTGTAGCTCAGTTTATCAGCTTGAGAAAGGTTGTAGCTCACAGTCATGGGAAGAATCCCACAAGCAGCCTTCATATGGAATTGCATCGGCTTCTCCTTTAGTTGGTCTGCCTGAATTCTCGCATCTTGGTTGGGGTCACTGGTTTACTCTTAGGGATCTTGAATTTGCAACAAATCGCTTTGCAACGGAGAATGTTCTTGGGGAGGGTGGATATGGTATTGTTTACAAGGGCCGGTTGATGAATGGAACTGAGGTTGCAGTGAAGAAACTCCTTAACAATCTGTAAGAATACTCTCAAATGCTCTGTGACCAGCTAAAATTTGTTTCAACCATTCAATGATTATTCATTAGCCCTTTATTCTTATTCCCTGAATTGGATCTGTAGGGGTCAGGCAGAGAAGGAATTCAGGGTTGAAGTGGAAGCTATTGGCCATGTTCGACATAAGAATCTTGTGCGTCTTCTGGGATACTGTATAGAGGGAGTTCACAGGTGAGATTTATACATGTTTTTCCCTTCCTGTTGCCTTACTTTAATCACTGTTAATTGTGTAATCAAGGAAAAGTGGTTACTTACTctttatctttcatttttcatgcTATACACATAGatttccctccctccctttggaattcttttgtttttcagtATGTCTTGCTAGTTTCTAATACTCTTGTACTTATCTATCATATCATAAAGAATGCTTGTGTATGAGTATGTGAACAATGGCAACTTAGAGCAGTGGCTTCATGGAGCTATGCGTCAACAGGGTTCCCTTAGTTGGGAAGATCGCATGAAGGTTATCCTTGGGACTGCTAAGGCGTAAGTCCATCTCCCATGTCAAATCTGTCCGTGGAACTATATTTCCATTTGTTTGTAAAGAGCAAAAAAAACACTAGTCCTGCTCTCATGCTTTAAACAATTTTCTGATATGATTTTCTGTTTGGGGTAAATGGATTTGCAGGCTTGCGTATCTGCATGAAGCAATAGAACCAAAAGTCGTTCATCGAGACATAAAATCAAGCAATATCTTGATTGATGAGGAATTCAATGCCAAGGTTTCTGACTTTGGATTGGCCAAACTTTTAGGTTCAGGAAAAAGTCACATCACTACCAGAGTAATGGGGACATTTGGGTGCGTCTACATTATTaacttattttccttttttcattgcTTCTTTGTATGTTTGGTTTGGAATATTATGTTCTTTGTTTTGAGATAATTGGAGATAATCTTTTGGTTGAATACTACTAAATGCCAGTTTATTGTGCATCTATTTAAGGTATGTGGCACCTGAATATGCAAATACTGGCTTGTTAAATGAAAAGAGTGATGTCTACAGTTTTGGTGTCCTGCTGCTAGAAGCAGTTACTGGTAGGGATCCTGTGGACTATGGTCGGCCTTCAATTGAGGTACTCCATTCTAAACTCCAATGGCTACTCAACTcatccccaattttttttttttttttttcccgttaCTGTTAAAAGAGACATGTTTAGTTTTTGTAAGGAAACCTAACATGTAACACTACCTATGCTTGTGGCAGGTCAATCTTGTTGAGTGGCTCAAGATGATGGTGGGAAATAGGAGAGCAGAGGAAGTTGTTGACCCAAACCTTGAAGTTAAACCCTCAACTCGGGCTCTAAAACGTGCCCTTCTGGTTGCACTGAGATGTGTTGATCCTGATTCAGAGAAAAGACCCAAAATGGGTCAGGTTGTTCGAATGCTTGAAGCTGATGAATTTCCATCTCGTGAGGTGCTGATCAAATCTTTATTCTACTTCTCTGTTTCTTATTAAAACAGTGTGGGTTCTTTTGACTTAAGAAGCTCGTTTCAATTTTGACATACTTGTACACATTTTTTATTTCGGCAGGATCGGAGAAACAGGAGGAGCCGAACAATTAGCATGGAAATTGAATCCATGAGGGAGAATTCTGGATCAACTGACATGGATAGCAAGGTAGGGGCAACAGAGAGTGATACATCCAAGAGATCTCATGGTCAGGACTGAGTGATATATTCTCCACCAAGGAGATTTGAACCATTCCTTAAATTAATTGAAAGTTACCATAGAGTATAGAGTTTGTTAAAAGAAATGCCTTGATAGAGCAGTCAGATTGAGGATTACCCTTCTGGTTTCTTAGAATGTTCTTGTTACAATCCAAAACAAATGAAGGATGTAGAGAATTGCCCTCCATTCTGGGATTTGTTGCagtccagaaaaaaaaaagaaattcttgTTGTATAGATATGTTTTCAGGGTTCAATGGGGTTTCCTGTCTTTTTCTATatgattcttttttgtttttaatcctttttttgctctcctttttctttgtattACAATTTATAGGCTGGTAAGACTCTTCATTAGCTCTATTTCTTTtgtcaaccttttttttctcttatgtaTCAGTTGTTGAAATAATTTATTCCTtaaatcattccttacttttttatctatttttgcAGTAATTGGTTGCTCTCCATGTGGTAGAATTATGCTTATTCCATTGTCTCTCCTAACCCTTTTTTCTATCTAATATCCTCCTTGTCTCTCTGTACCCAGCATGGTTAATTGTTTTCCTCCTACCTCTACTGTAGTTAGTAATTCAATGATTTCCCCCTATTGATCTTACCGGATGAACCCTTTTCTTTAAGTTGATCTTACTGGATGAGCCTTTCTCTTTATGGTCATGGTCCTGAACCCTTGAATCTTGATGATGGTTGGTGTTTTTCTAGAGAATAGTAGTAATAAGTGAAAGCTTGAAGGAAGTGAAGGCCAAAATCTGAAATGGGgtttgtgtttgattttttttttttttttttcaatgaaaccAATGTCTCTGTGGGACCCATATGATTTGACTTCTGAGGATCTATGGATGATGTTGATTTCAGTGCAGTGTGAAGACAGGAAAGAGTGAGGGAAGAAAAGCGAAAGAGCGGTCAATTGGCCCATAGCCTCAgctttttccttctcctttcaaGTCATTTATCCTATCCAGTAATAATTCTGTTCTACTGAGTCTGAGAGAAGGAATGATTGTGAGAAACTAATGAGATTCGAtcttttttttgtagaagaGATGAGATCATGAGACTGCCTGAGTGGGTCTGTAACGGTCATAACCTTTTGGggtatttcttaatttttatttttggtggtccTTCCAACACTCCAACTTGGTAGTATTGATGTCATCATATACAAAAAAAGGGCAGAGGGGGAACTGTAGATTGGGGTCTTATCACTGCACTTGCACGTGGCTGTTGTAATTGCGATGGCAAATGACAGGCCAGGTCACCTCATCACCCTCTTCTTTTCATGACTACTGCGCCGTACGGTTCATTGCTTTGTCTAATTACTAAAATATCACTGCTTAAAATTTCACCGTCTCGCATATCCATATCCCTGGCTTGTAAATTCCTGACTATTTGTGGTCCCCACACTCCCACACTGTAACGCCTCATGGCGGGAATAAATCACATAAATCTAGAAAAGACTTTGAATTCTGCAACCCGCTAAACCACTCTACCCagaatttctgatttttgtgcaCATGTACTTGGTCCCGAAATCCAGGATCGGAACTGGTCCAGCTCAGAATTCAAACAGATGACAATTGACATGGCATCATGGTTGGATTGGACTGAATCGGTCAAATGGGATAGGTATCAGCGTGTGAAAATCATCCGCAACTACTATACTAGTACAGTGAACACCGGTGGCTGAGAATCTTTTAAGGTGTATGTTTGGATATTCTTAACCGTCGGATATTCATTGTACTTCATCATTCACTGTAGACAATTTGGACCCGATATTAATCATGtttgatcttgattcttgactgATGTTATA of Macadamia integrifolia cultivar HAES 741 unplaced genomic scaffold, SCU_Mint_v3 scaffold_216A, whole genome shotgun sequence contains these proteins:
- the LOC122071392 gene encoding probable receptor-like protein kinase At2g42960, which produces MSPESSLNTQLSKKYLGLQLWVWICIAVGAFILLVLFVLSIWVTSRRKSRTLDWFSLSQIPSVSKEIKVDRVGGQNFHDQGLVLTVHDKSSDKDSEKMLVHLGRSKSSEGDNISQCSSVYQLEKGCSSQSWEESHKQPSYGIASASPLVGLPEFSHLGWGHWFTLRDLEFATNRFATENVLGEGGYGIVYKGRLMNGTEVAVKKLLNNLGQAEKEFRVEVEAIGHVRHKNLVRLLGYCIEGVHRMLVYEYVNNGNLEQWLHGAMRQQGSLSWEDRMKVILGTAKALAYLHEAIEPKVVHRDIKSSNILIDEEFNAKVSDFGLAKLLGSGKSHITTRVMGTFGYVAPEYANTGLLNEKSDVYSFGVLLLEAVTGRDPVDYGRPSIEVNLVEWLKMMVGNRRAEEVVDPNLEVKPSTRALKRALLVALRCVDPDSEKRPKMGQVVRMLEADEFPSREDRRNRRSRTISMEIESMRENSGSTDMDSKVGATESDTSKRSHGQD